A window of the Linepithema humile isolate Giens D197 chromosome 4, Lhum_UNIL_v1.0, whole genome shotgun sequence genome harbors these coding sequences:
- the LOC105672311 gene encoding COMM domain-containing protein 8-like: MESSQSLYISLFSEEKSDVLKELLHACVDEICGRPGPSYHKFSNSMDWSKAEYEGVYKLISTLLRNPASLYMVEEKMPQEYHELPEQVQQNILTCLKVRREHLTNALLREHYKRKLPTIVDFDWRLKLVMGSSKIASLRESLLQLDLIVEDTESRRIINLELNKDELDTIINALEAI; encoded by the exons ATACATTAGCCTCTTCAGCGAGGAAAAGAGTGACGTTTTGAAAGAA cTGTTGCATGCGTGTGTCGATGAAATTTGCGGCCGTCCAGGACCATCATATCATAAATTTAGCAATAGTATGGATTGGAGTAAAGCTGAATATGAAGGAGTTTATAAGCTGATATCAACATTATTGCGAAATCCTGCTTCTTTGTACATGGTAGAGGAAAAg ATGCCACAAGAATACCATGAATTACCGGAGCAAGTGcaacaaaatattcttactTGCTTAAAAGTGCGTAGGGAACATCTGACAAATGCTTTATTGAGAGAACATTACAAAAGGAAACTACCAACTATAGTAGATTTTGATTGGAGATTAAAG TTGGTAATGGGATCGAGCAAGATTGCTTCTTTGCGGGAATCGCTTCTTCAATTGGATCTCATAGTCGAAGATACGGAATCCCGacgtattataaatttggaaCTGAACAAAGATGAACtagatacaataataaatgctTTAGAAGCAATATAA